A window of Hevea brasiliensis isolate MT/VB/25A 57/8 chromosome 14, ASM3005281v1, whole genome shotgun sequence contains these coding sequences:
- the LOC110662378 gene encoding probable 2-oxoglutarate-dependent dioxygenase SLC1: protein MSHAVGAVLHRPDEEDHQYHKGVKYLCERGITKVPTKYILPVLERPNTGNKDGNFSNDHDLSLPVIDFAQLQGSNRVQALQSLSRACEEYGFFQLINHGISSEATSSMVQEGRKFFELPFEKRSKYMSKDMFSPARYGTSFNQNKDRVFCWRDFLKLNCHPLSETLPFWPSSPSELREAAVNYSKQTKFLYMMLVEAILESLGLVENNKSGPENDSYLNEFEDGSQIIVLNCYPSCPEPDLTLGMPPHSDYGFLTLLLQDELVKGLQIQHQGRWVTVEPIPNSFVINVGDHLEIFSNGRYKSVLHRVLVNHAKSRISIASLHSLPSSRKIRPSPKLINEDSPKLYKDTDFASFMEYITSCEHKNKNFLESRKLNVGNEK, encoded by the exons ATGTCTCATGCAGTGGGTGCTGTACTCCATCGTCCTGATGAAGAAGATCATCAGTATCATAAAGGAGTGAAGTATCTCTGCGAAAGAGGGATAACGAAAGTTCCTACAAAATACATATTACCAGTACTGGAACGTCCTAATACAGGGAACAAGGATGGTAACTTCTCTAATGATCATGATCTCAGTTTACCAGTCATCGATTTTGCACAATTACAAGGCTCAAACAGAGTTCAAGCTCTCCAATCTCTTTCCAGAGCTTGTGAAGAATATGGATTCTTCCAG TTGATAAACCATGGCATTTCAAGTGAAGCTACAAGTAGTATGGTTCAAGAGGGTAGGAAATTTTTTGAGCTCCCTTTTGAGAAGAGATCCAAATACATGTCCAAAGACATGTTTTCACCTGCAAGATATGGAACGAGTTTCAACCAGAACAAAGATAGGGTGTTTTGCTGGAGAGATTTCTTAAAGCTTAATTGCCATCCCCTCTCTGAAACTCTTCCTTTTTGGCCTTCCTCTCCTTCAGAACTAAG GGAAGCAGCGGTTAACTACTCTAAACAAACAAAATTCTTGTATATGATGCTTGTGGAGGCAATCCTGGAGAGTTTAGGACTTGTGGAAAACAACAAAAGTGGTCCTGAAAACGATAGTTACTTAAATGAATTTGAAGATGGAAGCCAAATCATAGTGTTGAATTGCTACCCTTCATGTCCTGAACCTGATCTAACTCTTGGCATGCCACCCCATTCTGACTATGGCTTCCTTACACTGCTTCTTCAAGATGAATTAGTTAAGGGTCTTCAAATTCAACACCAAGGGAGATGGGTAACCGTGGAACCCATTCCTAACTCTTTTGTCATTAACGTGGGTGATCATCTTGAG ATATTTAGCAATGGGAGATACAAAAGCGTACTTCATAGGGTTCTTGTCAATCACGCAAAGTCTAGAATCTCCATTGCTTCATTGCACAGTTTACCTTCCAGCAGAAAGATTCGACCGTCTCCGAAACTCATCAACGAGGACAGTCCAAAGCTTTACAAAGATACAGATTTTGCAAGTTTTATGGAATACATTACATCGTGTGAACATAAGAATAAGAATTTCTTGGAATCCAGGAAACTGAATGTTGGAAACGAAAAATAA